The DNA region CGCCGGCCAGCAGCCGGCCCGCGCCCGGTGGCCGCTCCCCGCTCCCCGCGCCCGGATCGTTCCGTGTCACCTCTCTCGTCCCTCCTTCCCTCGCCCCCGGGGATGCCCCCGGCGACGTCCCCGGGGATCTCCGCCGGGGATCTCCGCCGGGGATCTCCGCCGGGGACGTCCCCGGGGACGGGGAGGGACGCCGGCGGTGTTCCGGCGCCCCTCCCCCGCCGCCTAGTTGGAGACCGTGCAGGTGGGGCCGCCGCAGGTGCTGCCGGTGCCGCAGGTGGGTCCCCCGCAGGTTTCCGTGGTGTTCAGCAGCGACGAGCTCTCCCAGTCGGCCGGCAGTGCTTGCAGGGCGTCCAGGTCGTGTTCCATCGCGTTCCTCCTCTCGTGGGGTCTCGTGGGGTCTCGTGGGGTCTCGTGAAGTGTTCGGGGTCGTCAGACGGTGGTGCGGGTCCCGGAGGCCGTCAGCCGGTGACCAGACAGGTGTCCGCGCACGTCTTGTTGGAGCAGGTCCAGGTGCAGATCTGCATCTCGGTGGTCTCCTGGCCGCCGGGCAGCGTCTGGAGCGCGTCGAGGTCGAGTTCCACGGTTCCTCCGGCTATTCGGTGAGCGTGCAGGTGGCGGGGCAGGAGTACGTGCTGCAGGTCCAGGTGCACTCCATCTCGGTGGTGTCCTCACCACCGGGGAGCAGCTCCAGCGCGTCGAGGTCGGCGTTCACGGCGTCCTCCTCTCTCGTGTCGTCTCGTGTCGTCTCGTGTCGCCTTCCGGTGCGTTCCGGCCGGCGCCGGAACGTCCGGGCGGGTGTGGTCAGTTGGTGGAGGTGCAGGTCTCACCGCCGCAGGTGTGGCCGAGGCCGCAGGTGACGGTGCAGGCCAACTGCGTCGTGGGCTCCTGCTCAGCCGGCAGGGCCTGCAGGGCGTCGAGGTCGATGTCCACGGGTTCCTCCTCTCGGTGTGGTGCCGGGTGGGCGGCCGCGCGGGGGCGCGGCCGGGTTTCCCTCCGCGGTCAGGGGCGGTCCGCCATCCAGGGGCGGGGGCCGCCGTGGTCGAGCCGCAGGAGGAAGCTGATGACGCCGGCGGTTCCGGTCTGGTAGCCGGCCGTGAAGGCGGCGGCGCTCTCGTCCGGGACGAGGCGCAGGCCGCCCACCACCGCGTGGCGCGAGTAGAGCACGGTGGCGAGATCCTCGGCCCAGGCGCGGTAAGCGCCGTCGGGCTGGGCCGCGGCGAGGTCGAGCAGGAACTCGCCGTCCCCGGCGAGGCCGTGGCACACGGCCGTCGGGGAGGTCCAGGCCGCCGCGCGGACGGCCTGGGCTGCCTCCCGCGCGAGTCTGAGGTGCCGTTCGTCCCCGGTGGCCTGCCACAGCCGCAGCAGGAAGGTGCCGACGCCGGAGGAGCCGCTGCACCAGTGGTAGATCAGCCCGCTGCCGGGCTTCTCGTCCACGTCGGAGCGCCACCGCGCGCCGACCGGTCCGCGCTCGGCCTCCGCCGCCAGGGTCTGCCCGGCCGTGACCGCCAGCTCCAGGGCGGAGCGCTGTCCGGTCGCGTCCGCCGCGGCCAGCAGGAACGCGCCGATGCCGGCGACACCGTGCGCGAATCCGAGGTGCCGGATGCCCGCCAGTTTGGAGTCGAAGTCCGGGGGGATCTGCCAGATCACCCGGTCTGCGGTGCGGTCGGCCGCGGCGGCGAGCGCGTCGGCGCACTCGGCGACCCGCTCCAGGAACTCGGCCGGCCGGTCGCCCGCCAGAACGTCAGCTGCGCGAGTCCGGAGCCGGCCGCGCCGTGGCAGATGTCCGGGTTGGGCCACACCACCGGGAGCGAGAGCGCCAGCTCCACGGCGTGGTCGGCGAGCGTGTCGTCGCCCAGGTGCCGGGCGGCGTCGTACAGCGCCCAGGCGGTGCCGGAGCGGCCGAAGTACAGGCCGGGCAGGAGCTGTGGGGCCTGCGTGCGGCGCCGGTCGATCCAGGAGGCGACGCGCCGTACGGCGTCCCGCAGGTCGGGGCGTTCCAGCGTCCGGTCCGCGCGGACCAGCAGCCCCAGCACGCCGGCCGCGCCGTACTGGACGTTGAGCGGGTCGGTGGAGTCGCCGAAGGCGCTGCCGGACCACAGGCGCGAGGCGGGGCCCTCGGGGTCGGCCATGTCGCGCAGCAGGTGGGCCAAGCCGTCGTCGACCAGTCCGGCCCGCAGTTCGGGCCCGGCGGTCGGGCGGTCCCGGCGGTCGCCGGAGCGCCGGACGGGGACGGGGGCGGGTTCGGCGACGGCCGCCGGCCCCGGCCGGGCGTCCTGTCCGCCGTCCGCCGCAGCCGTGCCCGCCGCCTCGACCCCGGCTTCGGCCTCGACCCCGGCTTCGGGTCCGGCCTCGGCCTCGGGTCCGGCCTCGGCCTCCGCCGCGGCTTCCGCGTCCGCATGCGCTGCCGCCTCCGCCGCCGCGTCGGCGAGGAATCCGGCCAGGCGCTCCAACGTCCAGCGGTCCTCCGGGCGTTCGGCCATCAGGCCGAGGATCGCCGGGGCGAGCAGCCGGGCCGCC from Actinacidiphila sp. DG2A-62 includes:
- a CDS encoding ALQxL family class IV lanthipeptide produces the protein MEHDLDALQALPADWESSSLLNTTETCGGPTCGTGSTCGGPTCTVSN
- a CDS encoding ALQxL family class IV lanthipeptide, producing MELDLDALQTLPGGQETTEMQICTWTCSNKTCADTCLVTG
- a CDS encoding ALQxL family class IV lanthipeptide, producing the protein MNADLDALELLPGGEDTTEMECTWTCSTYSCPATCTLTE
- a CDS encoding ALQxL family class IV lanthipeptide; translation: MDIDLDALQALPAEQEPTTQLACTVTCGLGHTCGGETCTSTN
- a CDS encoding lanthionine synthetase LanC family protein, giving the protein MAGDRPAEFLERVAECADALAAAADRTADRVIWQIPPDFDSKLAGIRHLGFAHGVAGIGAFLLAAADATGQRSALELAVTAGQTLAAEAERGPVGARWRSDVDEKPGSGLIYHWCSGSSGVGTFLLRLWQATGDERHLRLAREAAQAVRAAAWTSPTAVCHGLAGDGEFLLDLAAAQPDGAYRAWAEDLATVLYSRHAVVGGLRLVPDESAAAFTAGYQTGTAGVISFLLRLDHGGPRPWMADRP